One Lycium barbarum isolate Lr01 chromosome 5, ASM1917538v2, whole genome shotgun sequence genomic window carries:
- the LOC132641029 gene encoding uncharacterized protein LOC132641029: protein MKLKQLEGLLGSLDQFSTPKIELEQYPTGPHIASRMLFTAENSFEDVNSKVVADFGCGCGTLGLGAGLLGAESVIGLDIDTESLEIASANMGELELDMDFIQCDMRNLKWRGQIVETVVMNPPFGTRRKGADMDFLSAAMKVASQAVYSLHKTTTREHVKRAALLDYNARSAEVICELRYDVPQLYKFHKKKEVDIAVDLWRFVPQRKQERSL from the exons ATGAAGCTGAAGCAATTAGAAGGTCTTCTTGGTTCTCTTGACCAGTTCTCCACTCCAAAG ATTGAACTTGAACAATACCCTACTGGACCCCACATTGCTTCTCGCATGCTTTTCACT gCTGAGAATTCATTTGAGGATGTGAACAGTAAGGTGGTAGCTGATTTTGGATGTGGTTGCGGTACATTAGGCCTTGGCGCGGGTCTTTTAGGAGCTGA AAGTGTTATTGGGCTAGATATTGATACTGAGTCTCTTGAGATTGCATCTGCAAACATGGGTGAGCTTGAG CTAGACATGGATTTTATTCAATGCGACATGAGAAACTTAAAATGGAGAG GTCAGATTGTTGAAACAGTGGTTATGAATCCACCTTTTGGTACACGGAGGAAAGGTGCTGACATGGACTTTCTCTCTGCAGCAATGAAG GTTGCTTCTCAAGCTGTTTATTCCTTGCATAAGACCACAACAAGAGAA CATGTGAAAAGAGCAGCATTACTAGATTATAATGCAAGAAGTGCTGAAGTTATATGTGAG CTTCGATATGATGTGCCACAACTGTACAAATTTCACAAGAAAAAGGAGGTTGACATTGCGGTGGACCTCTGGCGTTTTGTTCCTCAAAGAAAGCAAGAAAGATCTCTGTAG